In Anopheles gambiae chromosome 2, idAnoGambNW_F1_1, whole genome shotgun sequence, a single window of DNA contains:
- the LOC133391622 gene encoding uncharacterized protein LOC133391622, translating to MKCNNNSAARTIVLLLCCCVALSAGRIIHRISDYNAPMAEPVRQCRAICLTNHLHEEINSIVVTDECTDRPNCFMCWDYCKILHEEKRIVRDLMCSDVICYSGCKTACKYYGGFYRTAKQKITLKSLAVPVIGQQVVNHDPANSSAS from the exons ATGAAGTGCAACAACAATAGCGCCGCACGAACGATCGTGTTGCTTCTGTGCTGCTGTGTTGCGTTAAGCGCGGGCAGAATAATTCACCGAATCAGTGACTATAACGCACCGATGGCGGAACCGGTGCGCCAGTGCCGTGCGATCTGTTTGACCAATCATCTGCACGAGGAGATCAACAGCATCGTCGTGACGGACGAGTGTACCGATCGGCCCAACTGCTTCATGTGCTGGGACTACTGCAAGATACTGCACGAGGAGAAGCGCATCGTGCGCGATTTAATGTGCAGTGATGTGATTTGT TACTCTGGATGCAAGACGGCCTGCAAGTACTACGGAGGTTTCTATCGAACGGCGAAACAGAAGATCACGTTAAAATCGCTCGCTGTGCCCGTGATCGGACAGCAGGTGGTGAACCATGATCCTGCCAACTCGAGTGCAAGCTAA